DNA from Streptomyces luteogriseus:
GACGGCGGCTCCGGACGCGGCGAACGCGCGGGCGGTGGCCAGGCCCATACCGGCGCCGGCCCCGGTGACAAGAGCGACTTGGCCGGTGAAGTCGTAGGTGGGATTCACGGGGTGGTGCCCCTTCAGGTGAGGAGATGTGGCGGCACGACTGATGTCAGGGGTGCCTGGATGAGCTGCGGCGGCATGACGCCTTGCCGCGACGCCGTCAGACGGTTTGGCCGCCGTCGACGACCGGGGCGTGCGGAGTCCTCTCGCTTGCTGGTACGTCGTCGGCCGTACGCGGATCCAGGCTGAGTCAGTGCTGCGACGACACCTGCGCGGCCTCGTCGCGCCGCACCTGCGCGGAAGTGCCGCTCCTGGCCACGGTCCGGCCCTTGCCGGATGGGCCGTGGACGGCGAGGGCGATCAGGGGCACCAGCGTGAGGGCGGCGATGGCGGTGCCGACCAGGGGCGGGCCGGTCAGGCCGAGGGAGGAGTCCAGGGCCGTACCGGCGATCGCCGATCCGGCGGCGATGCCGGTGTTGAAGGCGGAGGTGGTCAGCGACGAGGTGAGGGTGGGGGCGTCGCCCGCGAAGCGCATGGCGAGCGCGGTGACGACCGGGTTGACGGTGAACCCGGTCAGGCCCATGAGGAAGACCAGGAGGGTGGCCGTCACCGGATTGCCGGACAGCGGGATCATCAGGAGCAGGACCAGGGCGGTGGCCGCGGCGGCGGTGATGGTGGTGCCCATCGGACGCCGGTCGCCCAGACGGCCTCCCGTGGTCGTGCCGCCCAGGGCGCCGACACCGAAGGCGATCAGGACGAGCGGTACGGCGCCTGCGGGGATCCCCGCGCGGTCGGTCAGCAGCGGCGTGACGTAGGTGTATGTCGCCAGGACACCGCCCATGATCAGCATCGCGGCGCCGAGCGCCAGCCACAGCCGGCCCTGCCGCAGCGCACGGACCTCGGCCCGGAGGGACACCTCGACGCGCTGCTCATGGGCCGGTATGAAGCGGTCGATGAAGACGGCGGCAAGCCCGGAGAGGACGGCCAGGGCCCAGAAGGGGCCGCGCCAGCCGGTGAACTGACCGGCGAAGGAGCCGACCGGCACGCCGATGACGTTGGCCAGGGTCAGCCCGCCGATCATGACGCCCGTGGCGCGGGTGGCGTTGCGCGGCCCGGCGGCGGTGGTGGCGACGACGAAGCCGACGGACCAGAACGCTCCGGTGGCCAGGGCCGTGACGACGCGGGCGATGAGGACGACCGGGAAGGACGTGCTGAGAGCGGCGACGAGGTGCCCGAGGCAGAACACGGACAGGGCCAGGATCAGCGTCTGGCGCTGGGGCAGGCGCAGGGTCGCCGTAGCCATCACCGGCGCGCCGATGATCATGCCGATGGCGAACGCGGTGATCAGCAGACCGGCGTGGGAGACGCTGACTCCGAGGTCACCAGCCAGCTCCGGCAGCAGGCCGGCGACGACGAACTCGGTGGTCCCCATCAGGAACGTGCCGGCGGCGAGCACCCAGACGACGAACGGGAGCTTGCCGGGGGTGGTCCCGGATGCGGAAGGCATACGCGAGGTCTCTCCTTGCGTGGAAATCGAGGGATCAGGGTGGCGGCCGAGGCCGTCGCGGCGGACAGTGGACGGCACGGTCACGTCTTCGACGGTCCCATGCAGCGAACCGGACGAGCAGGGGAGAATCTCCTCCCCCTTCGTAGGGGCGAACGGTGGGGCGGGTCAGGGCGCGGCTTCAATGGTGATCTCGTCGGCGGTGGCGAGCCGCTCGGCGCCGCCGTCGGCCATGTGCCCGAGGATGACCAGGCCGGTCGCGTACGGGGCATCGCGGTAGTAGGTGGCGAGCTGGTTCCAGGGGGCGTAGTACGCCAGGTCACCGACCTCGGGGTCGGCGCCTTCCGTGGCGCCGGAGGTGGACAGCTTCCGAGGCAGATCGGCGATCTTCTCGGCCTGGTTGAGGTCGCGCAGGGAGAGGGTCAGGGGGAGCTGGGCGGCGAAGTCGCGGGCGGTGGGGCCGTCGTTCAGGGTGGCGGCGACGGGGTGGCCGTCGAGAGTGAGCCGGATGTTCATCGCGGTTGTCCTGCCGGTCGGTGTGGTGGCTGCCGGGGCTGTCGATGTCTGCGGCGACGCGGGCTCGGAGGAGGACGAGGAGGCGGAGGCAGGCGGGGAATCGTCGGTGCAGGCGGTCATGACCAGCAGCAGGGCGGTGGCCGGGACCACGCGGGCGAGAGCGCGAAAGGGGGCGGGGTTCACGGGGGGGGCGTCCTGTGGCTAGTCGGGCAGAGGCTCGGAGTACTGGCGGTAGCCGTCCCGCTCGGTGTGGATGTCGTACAGGCGCTGGGCCAGCACGTCGGGGCTGCTGTGCTCGGCGTCGGGCCGGATGGCTCCGGGGATGATCAGCTGGGCGGCATGGATGTTCTCCGGGGCGAGCGCGTCGTGGAGCATGCGGGCGTAGGCGCTCTCGGCGGCGAAGGCGATGGAGGTACCGGCGACGTTCGGGTTGGGGCGTACGGCGCTGGAGCCGTTGACGAACAGCAGGGTGCCGCGGCCGAGTTCGCGCATGCCGGGCAGGACTGCGTTCACCGCGGTGACCGGGCCCTTGACGGAGAAGGCGAGCGGCGCGTCGAGGGCGTCGGCGCTGGTATCGAGGACCGGCATCATGAAGTCGGCGCGGGGCACGGGACTGTACTGGAGGATCTCGACGGGCCCCAGGTCGGCCGCGGCGGCGTACAGGGCCGCGGTCAGGGACTCGATGTCGAGGACGTCGGCCGTGTAGCCGCGCGCCTGGACGCCGTCACGGGCGAGGTCGGCTGCCAGGCCGTCCAGCTTCTCCGCGTCGCGGGCGATGAGGGCGACGGTATGGCCGGCGACTCCGAAGCGGCGGGCAGTGGCCAGCCCGAGACCGGGGCCGGCGCCGATGAGGGCGAAGGTCGTCATGGTCAGTTCCTTGTGTGAGCGGGGGTGGTCGCCGGCCCGGGGCCGCACCGCCCCGGTGCGCCCCGGGTATGGACGCGTCTGCGCTCATGGCTTGAGCAGGGCCTTGACGGCGCGGCGCTCGTCCATCGCCCGGTAACCCTCGGCGACCTGGTCCAGGGGCAGGGTGAGGTCGAAGACCTTGCCCGGGTTGATGCGGCCGGTCAGCACGCGATCGATCAGGTCGGGCAGGTGGCGACGCACGGGGGCGGGACCGCCGCGCAGACCGACGTGGGAGAAGAACAGCTCCTCGCCGTCGATGGCCACCTCGTGCGGGACGCCGACGAAGCCGACGTTGCCGCCGGGCCGGGCGGAGTGCAGGGCCTGCCGCATGGCCTCGGAGGTGCCGACGCACTCCAGTACGGAGTCGGCGCCGATTCCGCCGGTGAGGTCCTTGACGCGGGCGACGCCTGCATCGCCGCGCTCGGCGATGATGTCGGTGGCGCCGAACTCCCTGGCGAGCTTCTGCCGGGACTCGTGACGGCTCATGGTGATGATCCGCTCCGCGCCGAGTTCCTTCGCGGCGATGACACCGCACAGGCCGACCGCCCCGTCACCGACGACCACTGCGGTCGAGCCGGGCTTCACCTCGGCGGCCACGGCGGCGTACCAGCCGGTGCCCATCACGTCCGAGACGGCGAGCAGGCTCGGCACCAGCTCGGCGTCGGGGTGCTCGTCGGTGGCGACCAGGGTGCCGTGGGCGTTGGGGATGCGCACGTAGTCGGCCTGACAGGTGCTCATGAACTCGCGATGCAGGCAGGAGGACTGCCAGCCGTTGAGGCAGTTGGCGCAGCTGTTGTCCGAGGTGGCGAACGAGCCGACCACGAACTGGCCCGGCCTGACGTTGGCGACCTCGCTGCCCACCTCCTCGACGACGCCGACGTACTCGTGCCCCATCGGGTGCGGATCGCCGATGGGTTCCGCACCGCGGTAGGGCCACAGGTCCGAGCCGCACACACAGGTGGCGACCGTGCGAATGATCGCGTCGGTCGGATTGATGATTTTCGGGTCATCGAGGTTCTCGAAGCGCACGTCTCCGGGGGCGTAGATGACTGCTCCGCGCATGGGGTGCTTCCTTCTGGGCGAGGATCGGTGAGCCCGCAGCCGGAGTCGGGATCGGCTGCTCGATATCGAGCCTCACACGCGGGAGCAGGCACGAAAAGCGGAGAAATTCATCCCGGGAGGGGAACATCCTGGGAGGAATTTCTCCCCCCTTTCCCGGGTGGAATCGGTGTCATGCTGGGAAGCATGACCGCCAACATCCCCCTCAATGAGCTGGGAGAATTCCTCAAGAAGCGCCGTTCGGAGCTGAGCCCTCGAACGGTCGGACTGCCCGAGACCGACAGGCCCCGCCGGGTGGCCGGGCTGCGCCGCGAGGAGGTCGCCCAGCTGGCCAGCATCAGCACCGACTACTACACCCGCCTCGAACAGGGCCGCATGCAGGCATCGGCGCCCGTGTTGGACGTCCTCGCCCGCGTACTTCATCTGGATGACGACGAGCGTGGTTACCTCTTCCAGCTCGCGGGCAAGACCACCACCCGCACACGGCGCCGTAGTCGCCAGAAGGTCCAGCCGCAGCTGCAGCGAGTCCTGGACGACCTCACCGCCACCCCGGCCATCGTGCAGGGCCGGGGCGGGGACATCCTGGCCTGGAACGCGCTGGCCGCCGCGCTGGTCACCGACTTCTCCCGCGTCCCGGAAAGGCAACGCAACTACCCGCGGATCATCTTCACGGATCCGGCGATGCGCACCCTGTACGCCGACTGGGAGACCTCCGCGCAGATCTCCGTGGCCCAGCTTCGGATGGAAGCCGCGAAGTATCCGGAGGACCCCCGCCTCATCGAACTGGTCGGCGAACTATCCCTGCGCGACAAGCAGTTCGCCCGCTGGTGGGGGGATCACCACGTCGCCGCCCGCACCGTGGGCACGAAGACCCTCGACCATCCGGTCGTCGGGGAACTCGTCCTGGACTGGGACACGCTCACCGCCAACACCGATCCCGACCAGCACCTGACCGTCTGGACCGCCGCCCCGGGCTCCCCCACCCACGAGCGGCTGCGCATCCTCGCCTCCTGGGCCGCCGACCAGGATCTTCCGGCCTCCTCTCCGGCCGGCTGACCGCGACAGGCCGCCGCCTTGGAGACAGCCAGTGGATCATGCCCTGTGGCGGGCGGAGGCCGTCCCGACGGCAGAAGGTCGGCTGCTCCGACCCGGGACAGCGGGCGAGAGCTCCACGGTGAGACGGGTGACCGCTCGGAGCGGCTGCGCGTCCCGCCGGCCGGCGGCACACTGGTGGTCACCCCCGGCTTGCCCGACGAAGACGTGATACCGAGCCTGCTGACCGCGTTCGACGTGCTCGGCACCGATGGAGCCGGCGACCAGGTCAACGGCGCCCAGCGCGCCGGCCACCTGCCGACCCGGGCGAGGCCGGGGCGCAGCGCAGCAGTTTTGTGAATGCCCTCCAGGACAGTCTCAACGGTCGGTCTCCTCGAAGAGCACACGCCCTGGCGCAGTTGAGCGATCGCGCCGAAGTGGGTGCAGGCCGCAAAGCCGCGTCGGGCCGGCGCCGGTCGGCGCCCGGTGGCGACCTGCCTCACCGTCGTACCGTTGCTGACGCTCTGACACGCACCCCTCGATCCCACGCATCGCCAGACCGGTGTCACCCACCTGACGCTCCGTCGGAACGAGCGTCACGGCAGAGCGGTCACCTGGCTCAGCCTGCGTCGTCCGCCACTGGCAGGAACCGGTCCGCTGCCCCCGGTGGCGCAGCCTCACCGATGGAACGGACCGACAGAGTCCGGACGGTGACGACTCAGGTATCCCCATCGACCGGCACGGGTCGGGACCGCGACGGCACGGCCCTCGGCACCGGCAGCCCGGTTCCCCGTAACGTGCCACTCGCCGCTCAAGCGGCACCGCCTGCGGGCGCATGGCCCTGACCAGCGATCCGCAGCTCACGGTGTACAGCGGTGCGCTGCCGAACGACGGCCATCGCGCGCGGAACCGCAGCCGGCCGACAACGTCAGGTGGGACGACGGGGCGCCGGCGTCTCACCGCGCCTTGTCTCTCTGCAGGTCAGCGCGTTACGCGGAGGCAAGATCGAACGAGAAGGGACACCTGTGCGGCCGTTGGGAAGGCTCGTGCACCTACAGGGTTGGGCAGCGGGCCGCAGGGGGAGCCTGTGTCCTGCGGCCCGTCAACTGACGTGGAGCCCCTGTGACATGAGTGGCCGCTGCGCCGAGAGCCGGGGAACTTCAGAGACGGAGTTGATTGCATCGTGGAACGACGCATGTCGGTTGCGACGCACTGGGGCAGCTATGTCGCGGTGGTTGATTCCGGTCGGCTGGTGCGAATCGAGCCGAGGGGCGATGACCCCGCGCCGTCGCCTATCGGACCCGGAATGGTGACAGCCGCCGACGACAGCGCCCGCGTGTTGCGCCCCGCGGTGCGCAAGGGCTGGCTGAACGGCCTGCCGCGCGCCCACGACACGGCCAGGGGCACGGACGCCTTCATGGAGGTGAGCTGGGACGACGCGATCACCCTGGTGAGCGAGGAACTGCGCCGAGTGCGTTCACAGCACGGAGACAGCGCCGTGTTCGGCGGCTCCTACGGCTGGGCGAGTGCGGGCGCGTTCCACAACGCGCAGGGGCAACTCCACCGGTTCCTGGCGTTGGGCGGGGGATACACCGACTCTCGCAACACGTACAGCACCGCAGCTTTGGAGGTCATCCTCCCCCATGTGATCGGCGGAGCTCCGTGGAGCTACCAGTCCCGGATGCCGATGTGGGACGAGATCGCCGACAACTGTGAGCTTGTGGTGGCATTCGGAGGGCTGGCCCTCAAGAACAGCCAGATCAACCCCGGCGGACTGGCCAGACACCAGACGCAGGACCTTCAGCGAAAGTGCCGTGCGGCCGGGGTGCGGTTCGTGAACATCAGCCCTATCCGCAGCGACACCGCCGGCTTCCTCGACGCCGAGTGGCTACCCGTCATCCCCAACACCGACACCGCCGCGATGCTCGGCATTGCACACACCATGCTGGTCAACGGCTGGCACGACGAGGACTTCCTTCGCCATTGCTGCGTCGGGTTCGACCGCTTCGCCTCCTACTTGACCGGCGAATTCGACGGCGTTGCCAAGGATGCTGCCTGGGCAGCGAGGATCACGGGCATGAGCCGGGACACGATCACCGAACTGGCTCGCCGCCTGTCCACGCACCGTTCGCTCATCATGGTCAACTACGCGATACAGCGGGCGGACCACGGCGAACAGCCGATCTGGATGTCGGTCGTGCTGGCTGCCATGGCGGGCTCGATGGGCCGGCACGGCTGCGGCTGGGGCGCGGGCTACGCGACGATGGACGCGACCGGCGTCGCCCCCGGCCGGCCCTCCGTGGCGTCGATTCCCCGGGTTCCCAACCCTGTCGCGGATTTCATCCCTGTCGCACGGATCGCCGACACCCTGCTGCATCCGGGCAAGACCATCGACTATGACGGCCGGCGCCTGACCTTGCCCGACCTCCGCCTGATCTACTGGTGCGGAGGGAACCCGTTCCACCACCACCAAGATCTCCACCGCTTGACCCGCGCCTGGCAGACCCCTGACACGGTGGTGGTTCACGAAGCCTGGTGGAACACCACGGCCAAGTTCGCCGACATCGTCCTGCCCGTCGCCACCAGCCTGGAGCGCGACGACTTCGCCGCCGGATTCTCCGACCCCCACCTCGTCGCGATGCCGAAAGTCCGTGAGCCGGCGGGCGAGTCACGCACCGACCACCACATCTTCACCACCCTGGCCTCCCGGCTCGGATACGAGGGCGAGTTCACGCAGTCACGCTCCGAGATCGAATGGGTCCGGCACCTCTACGAGCAGACGAGGGCCGACCTCGGCGACGACGGGGCCTTGCCGAGCTTCGACGACTTCTGGCGAAACTCCACGGCTGAGCTGCCGGCGCTGAGCGGCCCGTTCCCCGGTAGCTTCGAGGCGCTCCGCGCAGATCCGCAGCGTTTCCCCCTGACGACCCCGTCGGGCCGCATCGAGATCTTCTCCGAGGAGATCAACTCGTTCGGCTACGACGACTGCACCGGGCATCCGGCGTGGTTCGAACCGGTGGAGTGGCTCCGTGCCGGCCTATCGGACCGATTCCCGCTGCACTTGATCTCGAATCAGCCCGCCTCACGCCTGCACAGCCAGTACGACAACGGCGGCCACAGCCTCAAGTCGAAGATCCGTGGTCGTGAGCCCGTGACGATCAATCCGCTGGACGCCGCGTCCCGTGGCATCGAGAACGGCATGATCGTACGCGTCCACAACGACCGCGGCAGCTGCCTGGCGGGCGCAGTCCTGTCGGACGACGTCATGCCGGGCGTCATCCAACTGTCCACCGGAGCATGGTGGGACCCGGCCCAGCCAGGCCAGAGCGGCACCTTGGACCGCCACGGCAATCCGAACACCCTCACGGCCGACCGAGGGTGCTCGCGACTGTCCCAGGGACCGAGCGCCCACAGTGCGCTCGTCGACGTCGAGCCATACGACGGCCCCCTTCCGGATGTGCTCGCCTTCGCACCACCACACCTCGAACACTGACACGCAAGCTGCCTGCTCTTCGGGCAGGTCCTTCGAGTTCGCCCTCGTCGAGCGCGCAGCGGGCCGCCCCGGCTGTCAGAGGCCCCCGTTTTGCAATTGCGTAATCAGATGAATACTGTGCGCAGTCGTGACTGCACTTCAAGACCTCAAGTACGGCCAGTGGTTCAGGGGCGCCGACGTCGACGGCGACGGGTTCATCACCCAGCAAGACGTCCGCGCGATGAGCGAGCGCTACATCGCCGCCCGAGACACCGCGCCGGACTCCTCGACCGCCCGCCGGCTCATCGAGGGAATGGACGGGTTCTGGACGAATGTGATCGCCCCGATGGACCGGGACGGTGACGGGAAGGTCGATCTGCGGGAGATGACCGAAGGCTTCAGGAGCGTCCTGACCGACCCCGCCCTCTATCCGCAGCAGATCGCGCCGGTCACCAACTGTTTCTTCGACCT
Protein-coding regions in this window:
- a CDS encoding MFS transporter, coding for MPSASGTTPGKLPFVVWVLAAGTFLMGTTEFVVAGLLPELAGDLGVSVSHAGLLITAFAIGMIIGAPVMATATLRLPQRQTLILALSVFCLGHLVAALSTSFPVVLIARVVTALATGAFWSVGFVVATTAAGPRNATRATGVMIGGLTLANVIGVPVGSFAGQFTGWRGPFWALAVLSGLAAVFIDRFIPAHEQRVEVSLRAEVRALRQGRLWLALGAAMLIMGGVLATYTYVTPLLTDRAGIPAGAVPLVLIAFGVGALGGTTTGGRLGDRRPMGTTITAAAATALVLLLMIPLSGNPVTATLLVFLMGLTGFTVNPVVTALAMRFAGDAPTLTSSLTTSAFNTGIAAGSAIAGTALDSSLGLTGPPLVGTAIAALTLVPLIALAVHGPSGKGRTVARSGTSAQVRRDEAAQVSSQH
- a CDS encoding cyclophilin-like fold protein translates to MNPAPFRALARVVPATALLLVMTACTDDSPPASASSSSSEPASPQTSTAPAATTPTGRTTAMNIRLTLDGHPVAATLNDGPTARDFAAQLPLTLSLRDLNQAEKIADLPRKLSTSGATEGADPEVGDLAYYAPWNQLATYYRDAPYATGLVILGHMADGGAERLATADEITIEAAP
- a CDS encoding SDR family NAD(P)-dependent oxidoreductase; the protein is MTTFALIGAGPGLGLATARRFGVAGHTVALIARDAEKLDGLAADLARDGVQARGYTADVLDIESLTAALYAAAADLGPVEILQYSPVPRADFMMPVLDTSADALDAPLAFSVKGPVTAVNAVLPGMRELGRGTLLFVNGSSAVRPNPNVAGTSIAFAAESAYARMLHDALAPENIHAAQLIIPGAIRPDAEHSSPDVLAQRLYDIHTERDGYRQYSEPLPD
- a CDS encoding zinc-dependent alcohol dehydrogenase family protein, which translates into the protein MRGAVIYAPGDVRFENLDDPKIINPTDAIIRTVATCVCGSDLWPYRGAEPIGDPHPMGHEYVGVVEEVGSEVANVRPGQFVVGSFATSDNSCANCLNGWQSSCLHREFMSTCQADYVRIPNAHGTLVATDEHPDAELVPSLLAVSDVMGTGWYAAVAAEVKPGSTAVVVGDGAVGLCGVIAAKELGAERIITMSRHESRQKLAREFGATDIIAERGDAGVARVKDLTGGIGADSVLECVGTSEAMRQALHSARPGGNVGFVGVPHEVAIDGEELFFSHVGLRGGPAPVRRHLPDLIDRVLTGRINPGKVFDLTLPLDQVAEGYRAMDERRAVKALLKP
- a CDS encoding helix-turn-helix domain-containing protein, encoding MLGSMTANIPLNELGEFLKKRRSELSPRTVGLPETDRPRRVAGLRREEVAQLASISTDYYTRLEQGRMQASAPVLDVLARVLHLDDDERGYLFQLAGKTTTRTRRRSRQKVQPQLQRVLDDLTATPAIVQGRGGDILAWNALAAALVTDFSRVPERQRNYPRIIFTDPAMRTLYADWETSAQISVAQLRMEAAKYPEDPRLIELVGELSLRDKQFARWWGDHHVAARTVGTKTLDHPVVGELVLDWDTLTANTDPDQHLTVWTAAPGSPTHERLRILASWAADQDLPASSPAG
- a CDS encoding molybdopterin-dependent oxidoreductase, which translates into the protein MERRMSVATHWGSYVAVVDSGRLVRIEPRGDDPAPSPIGPGMVTAADDSARVLRPAVRKGWLNGLPRAHDTARGTDAFMEVSWDDAITLVSEELRRVRSQHGDSAVFGGSYGWASAGAFHNAQGQLHRFLALGGGYTDSRNTYSTAALEVILPHVIGGAPWSYQSRMPMWDEIADNCELVVAFGGLALKNSQINPGGLARHQTQDLQRKCRAAGVRFVNISPIRSDTAGFLDAEWLPVIPNTDTAAMLGIAHTMLVNGWHDEDFLRHCCVGFDRFASYLTGEFDGVAKDAAWAARITGMSRDTITELARRLSTHRSLIMVNYAIQRADHGEQPIWMSVVLAAMAGSMGRHGCGWGAGYATMDATGVAPGRPSVASIPRVPNPVADFIPVARIADTLLHPGKTIDYDGRRLTLPDLRLIYWCGGNPFHHHQDLHRLTRAWQTPDTVVVHEAWWNTTAKFADIVLPVATSLERDDFAAGFSDPHLVAMPKVREPAGESRTDHHIFTTLASRLGYEGEFTQSRSEIEWVRHLYEQTRADLGDDGALPSFDDFWRNSTAELPALSGPFPGSFEALRADPQRFPLTTPSGRIEIFSEEINSFGYDDCTGHPAWFEPVEWLRAGLSDRFPLHLISNQPASRLHSQYDNGGHSLKSKIRGREPVTINPLDAASRGIENGMIVRVHNDRGSCLAGAVLSDDVMPGVIQLSTGAWWDPAQPGQSGTLDRHGNPNTLTADRGCSRLSQGPSAHSALVDVEPYDGPLPDVLAFAPPHLEH
- a CDS encoding EF-hand domain-containing protein yields the protein MTALQDLKYGQWFRGADVDGDGFITQQDVRAMSERYIAARDTAPDSSTARRLIEGMDGFWTNVIAPMDRDGDGKVDLREMTEGFRSVLTDPALYPQQIAPVTNCFFDLVDLNADGKIDQAEFQQMFDSVAGVPGEDCATVFAALDRDGSGGLDRAEFHQALTEFFYGNDPDAPANHLFGRVTA